A window of the Sphingomonas piscis genome harbors these coding sequences:
- a CDS encoding NADH-quinone oxidoreductase subunit M yields the protein MNGLPLLSLLIFVPLVAGAISLFLKAEGARWIALIATLIDFGLGLLLWANYDIGGAQWQFTEHLGPANSFAWALGIDGIALVLILLSVFLMPICIGASWRSIEKRVPEYMAAFLLMEALMIGVFAAQDLFLFYVFFEAGLIPMYLIIGIWGGVERIKASYKFFLYTLLGSVLMLIAMLYMVGKTGTTSIPVLMATDFPPHVQTWLWLAFFASFAVKMPMWPVHTWLPDAHVQAPTAGSVILAGVLLKMGGYGFIRFSLPMFPEASAQFVPLVFALSGVAVVYTSLVALVQRDMKKLIAYSSVAHMAFVTFGLFAFNRQGIEGAMIVMLSHGLVSGALFLCVGVIYDRLHTREIERYGGLANNMPGYALLFLLFTMASVGLPGTSGFVGEFLSLLGTYEVSSWAAIVATTGIILGAAYMLYLYWRIAYGTSRNADAAAMPDLNIREWWLLAPIAAVVLWMGVYPESFMAPIRKDVGVLLTRIERAKPAGDAHLTAGKPPLKTLVGEEEPPAHAPAAEAAH from the coding sequence ATGAACGGCTTGCCCTTGCTTTCCCTGTTGATCTTCGTGCCGCTGGTCGCGGGCGCCATTTCCTTGTTCCTGAAGGCAGAGGGCGCACGCTGGATCGCGCTCATCGCAACCCTGATCGACTTCGGGCTCGGCCTGCTGCTGTGGGCGAATTACGACATCGGCGGCGCCCAGTGGCAATTCACCGAGCATTTGGGTCCCGCCAACAGCTTTGCCTGGGCGCTCGGGATCGACGGCATCGCGCTGGTGCTGATCCTGCTATCCGTCTTCCTGATGCCGATCTGCATCGGTGCCAGCTGGCGGTCGATCGAGAAGCGTGTGCCGGAATATATGGCCGCCTTCCTGCTGATGGAGGCGCTGATGATCGGCGTCTTCGCGGCGCAGGACCTGTTCCTGTTCTACGTCTTTTTCGAAGCCGGCCTGATCCCGATGTACCTGATCATCGGCATCTGGGGCGGCGTCGAGCGGATCAAAGCCAGCTATAAGTTCTTCCTCTACACCCTGCTCGGCTCGGTGCTGATGTTGATCGCCATGCTCTATATGGTGGGGAAGACCGGCACGACCTCGATCCCGGTGCTGATGGCGACCGATTTCCCGCCGCACGTCCAGACCTGGCTGTGGCTGGCCTTCTTTGCCAGCTTCGCGGTCAAGATGCCGATGTGGCCGGTCCACACCTGGCTCCCCGACGCCCACGTGCAGGCGCCCACGGCGGGCTCCGTGATCCTGGCGGGCGTGCTTCTGAAGATGGGCGGCTACGGCTTTATCCGCTTCTCGCTGCCGATGTTCCCCGAAGCGTCGGCGCAGTTCGTGCCCTTGGTATTTGCGCTGAGCGGCGTTGCCGTCGTCTACACCAGCCTCGTCGCGCTCGTGCAGCGCGACATGAAGAAGCTGATTGCATATTCCTCAGTCGCCCACATGGCGTTCGTCACCTTCGGCCTGTTCGCCTTCAACCGGCAGGGCATCGAAGGCGCGATGATCGTGATGCTGAGCCACGGCCTAGTCTCGGGCGCGCTCTTCCTGTGCGTCGGCGTCATCTACGACCGGCTCCACACCCGGGAGATCGAGCGCTACGGCGGCCTGGCGAACAACATGCCGGGCTATGCCTTGCTGTTCCTGCTCTTCACCATGGCGAGCGTCGGCTTGCCGGGCACCAGCGGCTTCGTGGGCGAGTTCCTGAGCCTCCTCGGCACCTATGAGGTGTCCAGTTGGGCGGCCATCGTCGCAACCACCGGTATCATCCTCGGTGCCGCCTACATGCTCTACCTTTACTGGCGCATCGCCTACGGCACGAGCCGCAATGCCGATGCCGCCGCCATGCCCGACCTCAACATACGCGAATGGTGGCTGCTCGCCCCGATTGCGGCCGTGGTGCTGTGGATGGGCGTCTATCCTGAAAGCTTCATGGCGCCGATCCGCAAGGACGTCGGTGTCCTCCTGACGCGTATCGAGCGCGCCAAACCGGCGGGCGACGCGCACCTTACCGCCGGCAAACCGCCGTTGAAGACGCTCGTAGGTGAGGAAGAGCCACCTGCCCATGCGCCCGCCGCAGAGGCGGCACACTAG